The Deltaproteobacteria bacterium genome has a segment encoding these proteins:
- the rpiB gene encoding ribose 5-phosphate isomerase B, producing the protein MRIALGADHGGYLLKNQICKILTGLGHDVTDFGCSDAASVDYPDYAEKVAQGVSEGVFDRGILICGTGIGMSIAANKFPGVRAALCHNIFTARLSREHNNANILTMGERVIGSGLAEEMVRVWVETDFEGGRHARRVEKICGFESK; encoded by the coding sequence ATGAGAATCGCCCTGGGAGCGGATCACGGCGGGTATTTGCTGAAGAATCAGATTTGCAAGATCCTGACGGGACTCGGTCATGACGTGACCGATTTCGGCTGTAGTGATGCGGCATCCGTGGACTATCCCGATTATGCCGAAAAGGTGGCACAGGGGGTATCGGAAGGGGTCTTTGACCGGGGGATCCTGATCTGCGGCACCGGGATCGGGATGTCGATTGCCGCCAACAAGTTTCCCGGTGTTCGTGCAGCCCTCTGCCACAATATTTTTACCGCCCGGCTTTCCCGGGAGCATAACAATGCCAACATTCTGACCATGGGCGAGCGGGTGATCGGAAGCGGTCTGGCCGAGGAGATGGTCCGGGTCTGGGTGGAAACGGATTTCGAAGGCGGGCGGCATGCCCGGCGTGTCGAAAAGATCTGTGGTTTTGAGTCGAAGTGA
- a CDS encoding peptide-binding protein, translating to MVRSKLLVGCLLLLLAFSGCSSRDDVPKKSASAAQDENPVTGGTIIVASIGDAKRLNPVIANDSASGDINGQVFNGLIKYDKDLHFEGDLAESWDVSDDGLVITFHLRPNVRWQDGVPFTADDVLFTYQKLIDPNVATPYGADYERVAKAEVLDPLTFRVTYKEPFAPALESWSIGIIPKHLLAGKDINTDRFNRHPVGTGPYKFKEWLTGQKIVLTANDDYFKGRPNIDEYIYRIIPDPATIFLELKAKGVDSMGLTPLQYQRQTKTAFFRENFRKFRYPANGYTYLGYNLRDPKFSEKKVRQALAYAINKEDIIKGVRLGLGSVATGPYPPHYWAYNPKARRYPYDPEKARRMLADAGWVDTDGDGILDRDGQPFQFTIITNQGNDERKQAAEIIQQNLRKVGIAVKIKVVEWQAFINQFVDKRNFEAILLGWSIGVDPDNYIMWHSSQTGPSQYNFVSYRNPEVDRLLVLGRKTFDRKKRQEIYRKIHAILAEDQPYCFLYVPDALPIVNVKFHGIRQEKAGIWYNFEDWWVPKRLQRPSAPQLLP from the coding sequence ATCGTTCGTTCAAAACTGTTGGTCGGTTGTCTGCTTCTCCTTCTGGCATTCTCCGGTTGTTCCTCCCGGGACGATGTTCCAAAGAAGAGTGCCTCCGCAGCACAGGATGAGAATCCGGTGACGGGTGGGACGATCATTGTGGCCTCGATCGGCGATGCCAAACGGCTCAACCCGGTCATTGCCAATGACAGTGCCTCCGGTGATATCAACGGGCAGGTTTTTAACGGTCTGATCAAGTACGACAAGGATCTCCACTTCGAGGGGGACCTGGCCGAGTCGTGGGACGTTTCCGATGACGGCCTGGTCATCACCTTTCATCTCCGTCCCAATGTCCGCTGGCAGGACGGGGTTCCCTTTACGGCTGATGATGTCCTCTTCACCTATCAAAAACTGATCGATCCCAACGTTGCGACCCCTTATGGCGCCGACTATGAACGGGTGGCCAAGGCCGAGGTCCTCGATCCCCTGACCTTTCGGGTGACCTACAAGGAACCCTTTGCACCGGCCCTGGAGAGTTGGAGCATCGGGATCATTCCGAAACACCTCCTCGCTGGAAAAGACATCAATACCGACCGCTTCAACCGCCATCCCGTGGGGACCGGCCCCTACAAGTTCAAGGAATGGCTGACCGGCCAGAAGATCGTCCTCACGGCCAATGATGACTACTTCAAGGGACGTCCGAATATCGACGAATATATCTACCGGATCATTCCCGACCCGGCGACGATCTTCCTTGAACTGAAAGCGAAAGGGGTGGATTCCATGGGACTCACCCCCCTGCAGTATCAGCGCCAGACGAAGACCGCCTTCTTTCGGGAGAATTTCCGGAAGTTCCGTTATCCCGCAAACGGTTATACCTATCTCGGCTACAATCTGAGGGATCCGAAATTTTCCGAGAAGAAGGTGCGTCAGGCCCTCGCCTATGCCATCAACAAGGAGGATATCATCAAAGGGGTCCGGCTCGGCCTCGGTTCCGTTGCGACGGGTCCTTATCCTCCCCACTACTGGGCCTACAATCCGAAAGCACGGCGATATCCCTATGATCCTGAAAAGGCCCGGAGGATGTTGGCCGATGCCGGATGGGTCGATACCGACGGTGATGGGATCCTCGACCGTGACGGACAACCGTTTCAATTTACGATCATTACCAACCAGGGGAACGATGAACGCAAGCAGGCGGCGGAGATCATCCAGCAGAATCTCAGGAAGGTCGGAATCGCAGTGAAGATCAAGGTTGTTGAATGGCAGGCCTTCATCAACCAGTTTGTCGACAAACGGAACTTCGAAGCGATCCTCCTCGGCTGGTCGATCGGGGTCGATCCGGACAATTATATTATGTGGCATTCCTCCCAGACCGGACCCAGCCAGTATAACTTCGTCTCCTACAGGAATCCGGAGGTCGACCGGCTTTTAGTCCTCGGACGGAAGACCTTTGACCGGAAGAAGCGACAGGAAATCTACCGGAAGATTCACGCCATCCTTGCCGAAGACCAGCCTTACTGCTTTCTCTATGTCCCGGATGCCCTGCCGATTGTCAATGTGAAATTCCACGGCATCCGGCAGGAAAAGGCGGGGATCTGGTACAATTTTGAGGATTGGTGGGTACCGAAGCGTTTGCAGCGGCCTTCCGCTCCGCAACTCCTTCCCTGA
- the secG gene encoding preprotein translocase subunit SecG — protein MVPLLVVVHVIVCIILIIIVLLQGGKGAEMGAAFGGASQTVFGSAGPTDFLGKLTAWAAAIFMVTSLSLAYFSSGKVAPSVVDKVPIRTEQRVPKLPVLPGGLNQSLPPVSKGSNPASAPPASTPPAPAKSVPTGK, from the coding sequence ATGGTCCCATTGCTCGTAGTTGTACATGTCATCGTCTGTATCATTCTGATCATCATCGTTCTGCTCCAGGGAGGCAAGGGGGCGGAGATGGGCGCCGCCTTCGGAGGGGCGAGTCAGACGGTTTTCGGAAGCGCCGGTCCCACCGATTTTTTAGGGAAACTGACTGCCTGGGCGGCGGCCATCTTCATGGTGACCTCCCTGAGTCTGGCCTACTTTTCGAGCGGAAAGGTTGCTCCCTCCGTTGTCGATAAGGTTCCCATCCGAACGGAACAGAGGGTTCCCAAACTCCCCGTGTTGCCCGGCGGACTGAACCAGTCCCTGCCGCCGGTATCGAAAGGGTCGAACCCTGCAAGTGCACCGCCTGCTTCGACTCCTCCGGCCCCGGCAAAATCCGTACCGACCGGGAAGTAA
- a CDS encoding sigma-70 family RNA polymerase sigma factor has protein sequence MRRKRAPVPEELEWVRRSRKGDKEAFSRLVERYRKRIYGLTYGMLGNREDALDMTQETFLKAYRSLPGFRGGSDFYTWLYRIAYNRVIDHYRKEGRKRHVEYDDTYLPSDEESIRTPPSSYFNPGRELEKKELGRVITDAVQSLPEQQRAVILLREIEGLAYEEIAASLGIRKGTVMSRLHYARQRLQEILRPYLKEGEIGEG, from the coding sequence ATGAGAAGAAAGAGAGCCCCGGTGCCGGAAGAGCTGGAGTGGGTACGCCGGTCCCGGAAGGGAGACAAAGAGGCCTTCTCCCGGCTGGTCGAACGATACCGCAAAAGGATCTACGGCCTGACCTACGGGATGTTGGGGAACCGGGAAGATGCCCTCGATATGACGCAGGAGACCTTTTTAAAGGCCTATCGCTCCCTTCCGGGGTTCCGGGGCGGGAGCGATTTTTATACCTGGTTGTACCGTATCGCCTACAATCGGGTCATCGACCACTATCGGAAGGAAGGGCGGAAACGGCACGTGGAATATGACGATACCTATCTCCCCTCCGACGAAGAGAGTATCCGTACTCCTCCCTCCTCGTATTTCAACCCGGGGCGGGAACTGGAGAAGAAGGAGCTGGGGCGGGTGATCACCGATGCCGTTCAGTCGCTGCCGGAACAACAGCGGGCGGTGATCCTTCTGCGGGAGATCGAGGGGCTTGCCTATGAGGAGATCGCAGCCTCGCTCGGGATCCGCAAGGGGACGGTCATGTCGCGCCTCCATTATGCACGGCAGAGGCTTCAGGAGATCCTGCGGCCCTATCTGAAAGAAGGTGAGATCGGTGAAGGATAA
- a CDS encoding triose-phosphate isomerase, whose protein sequence is MRKIMIAGNWKMHKTVPEAVALVEGLKEKVGDAEAVEVAVAPPFTALTAVHQVLKGSRIALAAQNLHYEKEGAFTGEVSPVMVRSAGCRYVILGHSERRGIFGESSETVNRKVRSALDAGLMPILCAGESLSEREEGKTMEVVGDQLRQGLAGISDQEISRIVIAYEPIWAIGTGKTATPEQANEVHSRVRNLLSELYDTEVAARIRILYGGSVKPSNARELLGCTDIDGALVGGASLAVESFVGIVLAGTPS, encoded by the coding sequence ATGCGCAAAATCATGATTGCCGGGAACTGGAAGATGCACAAAACCGTTCCCGAGGCCGTTGCGCTTGTGGAGGGACTGAAAGAGAAGGTCGGTGATGCCGAGGCGGTTGAAGTTGCTGTGGCCCCCCCTTTCACGGCCCTTACGGCGGTTCATCAGGTACTGAAGGGGAGCCGGATTGCTCTTGCGGCCCAGAATCTCCATTATGAAAAGGAAGGGGCCTTCACCGGAGAGGTCTCCCCGGTGATGGTCCGGAGCGCGGGATGCCGTTACGTAATCCTGGGACATTCGGAGCGGCGCGGGATCTTCGGCGAGTCCAGTGAGACGGTGAACCGGAAGGTGCGGTCGGCCCTGGACGCAGGCCTGATGCCGATCCTCTGTGCCGGGGAATCCCTGTCCGAACGGGAGGAAGGGAAAACCATGGAAGTCGTCGGGGATCAACTCCGGCAAGGTCTGGCGGGGATTTCCGACCAGGAGATCTCCCGAATCGTTATCGCTTACGAACCGATCTGGGCCATCGGAACCGGGAAAACGGCGACGCCGGAGCAGGCGAACGAGGTCCATTCCCGTGTCCGGAATCTTCTTTCCGAACTCTACGATACGGAGGTGGCGGCACGGATCCGGATTCTTTACGGGGGAAGCGTCAAACCTTCCAATGCACGGGAACTGCTGGGATGTACTGATATTGACGGAGCACTGGTGGGTGGGGCCAGCCTGGCGGTGGAATCCTTTGTCGGTATCGTCCTTGCCGGCACTCCTTCCTGA
- a CDS encoding phosphoglycerate kinase has translation MDKKTIEDVQMKGKRVFIRVDFNVPMDEDGNISDDRRIRSTLSSINYCIDHGAKVVLASHLGRPKGKVRKEFSLAPVSRRLGRLLNKEVAFAPDCVGEKTRSMIDALEPGDVLLLENLRFYPGEEANDEAFAGALAEGVDIYVNNAFGTAHRAHASTYGITRFVPVSVAGFLMKREIDYFEKVISDPVRPFAAILGGSKVSGKIGVIRNLIDRVDKIFVGGGMMFTFLKAAGYEVGRSIVEEEMIDLSREVQRRAREKKVMFYLPIDVVVADRIDAKANTKTVTFQEIPSDWYGLDIGPATCRYFSLALQGVKTVVWNGPMGMYELDPFSRGTTYIARSVADCFATTIIGGGDTADAVNRAGEADNMTFISTGGGASLRLLEGKNLPGIEGLSDIDG, from the coding sequence GTGGACAAGAAGACGATTGAAGATGTGCAGATGAAGGGAAAACGGGTTTTTATCCGGGTTGATTTTAATGTTCCCATGGATGAGGACGGGAATATTTCCGATGATCGCCGCATCCGGTCGACCCTCTCCTCCATCAACTACTGTATCGACCATGGAGCGAAGGTCGTTCTGGCCTCCCACCTGGGACGTCCCAAAGGAAAGGTGCGGAAGGAGTTTTCCCTGGCTCCCGTTTCCCGGCGACTGGGGAGGCTCCTGAACAAGGAGGTTGCATTCGCCCCCGATTGCGTGGGGGAGAAGACCCGTTCGATGATTGATGCCCTGGAGCCCGGCGATGTCCTCCTCCTGGAAAATCTCCGTTTTTATCCCGGGGAGGAGGCGAACGACGAAGCCTTTGCCGGAGCGCTGGCGGAGGGGGTTGACATCTATGTGAACAATGCCTTCGGTACGGCGCATCGGGCGCATGCCTCGACCTATGGGATCACCCGTTTTGTCCCCGTATCGGTGGCCGGTTTTCTCATGAAGCGGGAGATCGACTATTTCGAGAAAGTGATTTCCGATCCGGTCCGGCCCTTTGCGGCAATTCTCGGGGGGTCCAAGGTTTCCGGGAAGATCGGGGTGATCCGGAACCTGATTGACCGGGTGGATAAAATCTTTGTCGGTGGTGGGATGATGTTTACCTTCCTCAAAGCGGCCGGTTACGAGGTGGGCAGATCGATTGTCGAAGAGGAGATGATCGATCTCTCCCGGGAGGTGCAGCGAAGGGCCCGGGAAAAGAAGGTCATGTTCTATCTCCCGATCGATGTGGTCGTGGCCGACCGGATTGATGCCAAAGCGAATACCAAAACGGTGACCTTCCAGGAGATCCCTTCCGACTGGTACGGCCTTGATATCGGACCGGCCACCTGCCGTTATTTTTCCCTCGCCCTGCAGGGGGTGAAAACGGTCGTCTGGAACGGCCCCATGGGGATGTATGAACTCGATCCCTTCAGCCGTGGAACGACCTATATTGCACGCTCTGTGGCGGACTGTTTTGCCACGACGATTATCGGCGGCGGTGATACGGCCGATGCGGTCAACCGTGCCGGAGAGGCGGATAATATGACCTTTATTTCCACGGGGGGCGGGGCTTCCCTGAGACTCCTGGAGGGGAAGAACCTGCCGGGGATTGAAGGTCTTTCCGATATAGACGGCTGA
- a CDS encoding flagellar biosynthesis anti-sigma factor FlgM, which produces MSGRSVGVLILLLLVFPSVSFGGTFPAPYLSPEQDRTILTAESMVMDRRYREADALFDRMEKNDPGSLLPSMGRLLSLMVQSLEKGAPKARLEEEFAAEFPKNQARMKELERRGNLNAWDHFLLGGSLGVRGLYELNHRRYFSAFLHGMRALSQIHKVAALDPGIHDIAFATGLYKYYRSVKTRYLWFLPFVGDRREEGLAEIRQALEQGHYAVPAAKIALVMLAEREGTDAEGIRLGRKYLREYPNCKLIRDALETMEQRNPIRAGRAQSVAASRF; this is translated from the coding sequence GTGTCCGGCCGGTCGGTCGGGGTACTTATCCTCCTGCTTCTCGTATTCCCTTCCGTCTCTTTCGGCGGGACTTTCCCCGCTCCTTATCTCTCCCCGGAACAGGATCGGACCATCCTGACGGCGGAGTCGATGGTCATGGACCGGCGCTACCGGGAGGCGGATGCACTCTTTGACCGGATGGAAAAGAACGATCCCGGCTCCCTCCTTCCGAGCATGGGACGGCTGCTCAGTCTCATGGTGCAATCCCTGGAGAAGGGGGCCCCGAAGGCCCGGCTGGAAGAGGAGTTTGCCGCCGAATTTCCGAAGAATCAAGCTCGGATGAAGGAACTGGAACGGCGGGGGAACTTAAATGCCTGGGATCATTTTCTGCTGGGAGGGTCCCTCGGGGTGCGGGGGCTTTATGAGTTGAATCACCGACGATACTTTTCAGCCTTCCTGCACGGGATGCGCGCCCTTTCACAGATCCACAAGGTTGCCGCACTCGATCCGGGAATCCACGATATTGCCTTCGCCACGGGGCTCTATAAATATTATCGGAGTGTCAAGACCCGCTATCTATGGTTTCTCCCCTTTGTCGGGGACCGGCGCGAGGAGGGGCTGGCGGAGATCCGGCAGGCGCTTGAACAGGGACACTATGCCGTGCCGGCCGCCAAGATCGCCCTGGTCATGTTGGCGGAACGGGAAGGGACGGATGCCGAAGGGATCCGGCTGGGCAGAAAATACCTTCGGGAGTATCCGAACTGCAAGCTGATCCGGGATGCCCTGGAAACGATGGAGCAGCGAAATCCGATACGTGCCGGCCGGGCTCAGTCCGTTGCGGCGAGCCGGTTTTGA
- a CDS encoding metallophosphoesterase family protein, whose product MMRIGVLSDTHNNLPDSIPALFDGVDLILHAGDIESPQLLMRLQKVAPVIAVRGNMDPPFTPDPLPRFRMVPLEGKRVLVTHRVGNPKHPPRLLKERLQQVRPDVVVFGHTHHPCNERIGGILFFNPGTAGNMRDGRSLSVGFLEIDDGDIHGGVVYLDRHERF is encoded by the coding sequence ATGATGAGGATCGGTGTTTTATCGGATACTCACAACAATCTCCCCGACTCGATTCCGGCACTCTTCGACGGGGTTGATCTGATCCTTCATGCCGGCGACATCGAGTCGCCGCAACTGCTGATGCGGTTGCAAAAGGTCGCGCCAGTCATAGCCGTACGAGGGAATATGGATCCCCCCTTTACCCCGGACCCTCTGCCCCGCTTTCGTATGGTGCCTCTGGAGGGGAAAAGGGTTTTGGTGACCCACCGGGTCGGGAACCCGAAGCACCCCCCCCGGTTGTTGAAAGAGCGTTTGCAGCAGGTCCGGCCCGATGTGGTTGTCTTCGGCCATACCCACCATCCCTGCAATGAGCGGATCGGCGGGATCCTCTTTTTTAATCCCGGTACGGCAGGGAATATGCGCGACGGCCGGTCCCTTTCCGTTGGGTTTCTTGAAATTGATGATGGAGATATCCATGGGGGAGTGGTATATCTGGATCGTCATGAACGTTTTTAA
- a CDS encoding PaaI family thioesterase, producing the protein MKLLSDGKCFVCGRENPQGLQVSFEVNRKAKTIKARYRLSAAYQGYAGIIHGGVLALLLDEAMVKLAWELGLPAVTGEITVRFPAPLSTEEEVEIVGRILREDRRILLAEAHAEDPDGTVVAEAHGRLFRQSGTPPGV; encoded by the coding sequence ATGAAACTGCTTTCCGACGGGAAATGTTTTGTCTGCGGCCGGGAGAATCCTCAGGGGTTGCAGGTGTCTTTTGAGGTAAATCGGAAGGCGAAGACGATTAAGGCACGCTATCGTCTTTCCGCTGCCTATCAAGGATATGCGGGGATCATTCATGGCGGTGTGCTTGCCCTGCTCCTGGATGAGGCGATGGTCAAACTGGCCTGGGAACTGGGGCTCCCCGCAGTTACGGGAGAGATCACCGTCCGGTTTCCGGCACCCCTGTCCACGGAAGAAGAGGTCGAAATCGTCGGCCGGATCCTTCGGGAGGACCGCCGGATTCTCCTGGCCGAGGCCCATGCCGAAGATCCGGACGGTACCGTTGTGGCCGAGGCCCATGGGCGGCTCTTCCGGCAATCCGGTACTCCTCCGGGAGTATGA